From the genome of Malus domestica chromosome 04, GDT2T_hap1, one region includes:
- the LOC139194953 gene encoding secreted RxLR effector protein 161-like, protein MNLIGILAKLEEIAEHLKSEFEMKDIGKTRYSLGLEIEHYAKQDPSRPKKGEEEILEPEVPYLNTIGALLYLAQCIRPDIFFDVNLLTRYSNAPTRRHWNDAKYIFHYLKGTTNLGSFYTCESSSVAAPLGSQIDSHLVGYADARYFSDLHRARSQTSYVFIVGDTAISWRSTKQTLVATSSNHAEIIALHETSRECFWLRAVM, encoded by the exons atgaacctcattggaATTCTCGcaaagcttgaggaaattgctgaGCACTTGAAATccgaatttgagatgaaagatattgggaaaactcgatacAGTCTTggcctggagatcgagcatt atgctaaacaaGATCCTTCCCGTCCAAAGAAGggtgaggaagagattttggaacccgaagttccatACCTAAATACAATTGGGGCTTTACtgtacttggctcaatgcatTAGACCCGATATCTTCTTCGACGTTAATCTTTTAActagatacagcaatgcgcccACACGCAGGCACTGGAATGATGCTAAATACATTTTCCATTACCTCAAGGGTACGACTAATTTGGGCTCGTTCTATACATGTGAATCTTCGAGTGTTGCCGCCCCCCTCGGTTCTCAGATTGATTCTCAccttgttggttacgcagaTGCTAGATATTTTTCTGACCTACATAGGGCACGTTCTCAAACGAGCTATGTCTTTATCGTTGGAGACACagctatatcttggaggtctaccaagcaaacgctagttgcgacttcttCAAACCATGCTGAGATTATCGCCCTGCATGAAACATCGCGTGAgtgtttttggttgagagcagtcatGTAA
- the LOC103405312 gene encoding SNF2 domain-containing protein CLASSY 4-like, producing MDYSLPVAKRTRRGQELYWKEFYENWKKNRRGDKVSVSHPERYVKEKNAQRQKSIHGSKKSSPGSSVEYTYVHDSDESEEEARAYASLDVSDEAEEANAKPPTRSKHNKRLGKRNSSNGSKKCRSGCSIKSESIEVSDHGEKTTAGPSTGAKTCQKMLGKQKSSSGSKIWRSRCSLNFESIDDSDDGEEAAAAPSRGAKREKKVGKRKSCEGSTKWRSNCSMDSESINDSDDGEGATAGPSRGAKREKKVGKRKSSGGSRKRRSGCSMDFESIDVSDGGEVPSVEIIGEDSCGENDNDGMDSIDIQSAGSKNGKTSECGPLDLEDSDSDVVYLGEEGVGEGGGGGGDFVSDSSYETDTLLSSEEESAHSDDEDYDPEESESSEFSKESSSSGGDSQQSDESDGEVNIQRTDKRDAKVKKLENVNERERKKGSRKARKRESVEDNVEVIKVHNIDGREVKKGSHKEGKGKSVKGGVEVKKWQHVGKQENKGHMEKLTNRQSMWETKHCNVLNVLVDSIYEKEEVLQEGSDTLGNEALKDERNPPVAQVTTLPLKFTFGSTSTQPSVPKKQEMDPEEKELWDYLDFDLKSCEIGSTESHEVENQDPLPTVCEENAAALCKRGIHQLMLDEEIGSRCRFCSYLDQEIKYIVPEFVKYPCERFGARVYEPDNPSIFDELQSLDYGSDPHSGCSSHVHAEGTVWDFIPGVQSSMYSHQREGFEFIWNHIAGGIHVEELKRRSSDYSGNGCIISHAPGTGKTRLTIVFLQTYLKLFPKCRPLLIAPRSMLLTWEEEFKKWEFDIPFHNLNNTELSGEENEAAVDLMMKIDGPKSINRVNNSRMLKLYSWAKERSILGISYQLFEKLSGADHSGAEKKGLAEVMRDILVEFPGLVVFDEGHTPRNNKSHIWKALSEIKTKKRILLSGTPFQNNFQELFNTICVVRPMFAASIDSAKFTGDFLRSRARKGNVEKWQWTSVANCSEKVAAEKEQHATEVKEKIAPFVNVYKGSVLQDSLPGLRNSVVVLHPMQLQKKFHQRIQGVKEQFQYEHLEAINSIHPSLLLHEDAFSGDWDRLKELKLNPDAGVKTKFLMELIRLSDALNERVLVFCQYISPLTLARDLLRSQFHWSEGEEVLYMDGKCDMKQRQSSMKIFNDPSSKAKVLLASTKGCCEGISLVGASRVVLLDVTWNPSVERQAISRAYRLGQKKIVYVYHLLMDGTNEEHKYRRQVDKSRLSELVFSDSDRNDSLEKKIRAVSEDKILEEMAQHEKLKHIFESIALLHEDIYFEQLGLSTFG from the exons ATGGACTACAGCTTGCCAGTAGCAAAGAGAACCAGGCGGGGCCAAGAGTTGTACTGGAAGGAGTTTTATGAGAACTGGAAGAAGAATCGTAGGGGTGACAAGGTCAGTGTGAGTCACCCCGAAAGATATGTGAAAGAAAAGAATGCCCAGAGACAAAAATCCATTCATGGCTCCAAGAAATCGTCGCCTGGAAGTTCAGTGGAGTACACGTATGTACATGATTCTGATGAAAGTGAGGAGGAGGCTAGAGCCTATGCATCACTGGATGTTTCTGATGAGGCTGAGGAGGCCAATGCAAAGCCACCCACAAGAAGTAAACACAATAAAAGGCTTGGGAAGCGAAATTCCAGCAACGGGTCTAAGAAGTGCAGGTCCGGTTGTTCTATAAAATCCGAGTCTATAGAGGTTTCTGATCATGGTGAGAAGACCACTGCAGGTCCTTCCACAGGAGCTAAAACATGCCAAAAAATGCTTGGGAAACAAAAATCCAGTAGCGGGTCTAAGATATGGAGGTCCAGATGTTCATTGAACTTTGAGTCCATAGATGATTCTGACGATGGTGAGGAGGCCGCTGCAGCTCCCTCTAGAGGAGCTAAACGCGAAAAAAAGGTTGGGAAACGAAAATCCTGTGAAGGGTCTACGAAATGGAGGTCAAATTGTTCAATGGACTCTGAGTCCATAAATGATTCTGATGATGGTGAGGGGGCCACTGCAGGTCCCTCTAGAGGAGCTAAACGCGAAAAAAAGGTTGGGAAACGAAAATCCTCTGGAGGGTCTAGGAAACGGAGGTCTGGTTGTTCAATGGATTTTGAGTCTATAGATGTGTCTGATGGTGGTGAAGTTCCCAGTGTTGAAATCATTGGTGAAGATTCATGTGGAGAAAATGATAATGATGGAATGGATTCTATTGATATACAGAGTGCAGGATCAAAGAATGGAAAAACATCTGAATGTGGTCCACTTGATTTGGAGGATAGTGATTCTGATGTGGTGTATTTAGGTGAAGAAGGAgttggagaaggaggaggaggaggaggagatttTGTTTCTGATAGCTCATATGAAACAGATACCCTCCTGTCTAGTGAAGAGGAAAGCGCTCATTCGGATGATGAGGATTATGACCCAGAAGAGTCAGAAAGTTCTGAGTTTTCTAAGGAGTCGAGTTCTTCTGGCGGAGACAGCCAACAGAGCGATGAAAGTGATGGTGAGGTGAATATCCAAAGAACTGATAAAAGGGATGCTAAGGTGAAGAAACTGGAGAATGTAAATGAAAGGGAGCGAAAAAAGGGAAGCAGGAAAGCCAGAAAGCGGGAAAGTGTAGAGGATAATGTTGAGGTGATAAAGGTGCACAATATTGATGGAAGGGAGGTTAAAAAGGGAAGTCACAAAGAGGGAAAGGGAAAAAGTGTTAAGGGTGGTGTTGAGGTGAAGAAGTGGCAGCATGTTGGGAAACAGGAGAATAAAGGGCATATGGAGAAGCTTACGAACAGACAGTCCATGTGGGAAACCAAACACTGCAATGTTTTAAATGTTCTTGTGGATTCCATCTATGAGAAGGAAGAAGTGCTACAGGAAGGGTCAGATACACTTGggaatgaagctttgaaagatGAAAGAAATCCACCAGTAGCTCAAGTTACCACTCTTCCACTGAAGTTTACTTTTGGATCTACATCTACGCAGCCAAGTGTACCAAAGAAGCAAGAAATGGATccagaagaaaaagaactttGGGATTACCTTGACTTTGATCTCAAATCTTGTGAAATTGGTTCCACTGAATCACATGAG GTTGAGAATCAAGATCCACTCCCCACTGTTTGTGAAGAGAATGCAGCTGCCCTTTGTAAGCGAGGGATTCATCAGCTTATGCTTGATGAAGAGATTGGAAGCAGATGCAGATTTTGCTCTTACTTAGATCAGGAGATCAAGTATATTGTACCAGAATTT GTTAAGTACCCTTGCGAAAGATTTGGTGCAAGAGTCTATGAACCAGACAACCCATCTATCTTTGATGAGCTTCAATCTCTTGACTATGGTTCCGATCCCCATTCTGGCTGCAGTTCTCACGTTCATGCTGAAGGCACAGTGTGGGACTTCATTCCAGGTGTTCAAAGCAGTATGTATTCTCATCAGCGTGAAGGCTTTGAATTCATCTGGAATCATATAGCTGGTGGAATACATGTTGAGGAGCTGAAAAGAAGAAGCAGTGATTATTCTGGGAATGGATGCATAATTTCACACGCTCCTGGAACTGGAAAGACACGGCTAACCATTGTCTTTCTCCAGACATACCTGAAGTTGTTTCCAAAGTGCAGGCCACTTTTGATAGCTCCTCGCAGCATGCTGCTAACTTGGGAAGAGGAGTTCAAAAAATGGGAGTTTGACATTCCTTTTCACAATCTAAACAACACGGAGTTATCTGGTGAAGAAAACGAAGCAGCTGTTGATTTGATGATGAAAATTGATGGCCCGAAAAGCATAAACAGAGTAAACAACAGCAGAATGTTGAAGCTGTATTCCTGGgccaaggaaagaagcatcctGGGAATCAGTTATCAATTGTTTGAGAAGCTTTCTGGGGCAGATCATTCTGGAGCCGAGAAAAAAGGCCTAGCTGAGGTAATGAGGGATATCCTTGTTGAGTTTCCTGGTCTTGTAGTATTTGATGAAGGCCACACTCCTCGGAATAACAAAAGTCATATTTGGAAGGCTTTATCAGAAATCAAAACTAAAAAGCGGATTCTTCTGTCCGGAACTCCTTTCCAGAATAATTTTCAGGAGCTCTTTAATACAATCTGCGTGGTGAGGCCTATGTTTGCAGCCTCAATCGACTCTGCTAAATTCACTGGAGATTTTCTCAGATCCCGAGCCCGAAAAGGCAACGTAGAGAAGTGGCAGTGGACTTCTGTGGCCAATTGTAGTGAAAAAGTTGCTGCTGAAAAAGAACAACATGCTACAGAGGTCAAAGAAAAGATTGCCCCGTTCGTCAATGTCTACAAGGGTTCTGTACTGCAAGATAGTCTTCCTGGGTTAAGGAACTCCGTTGTTGTTTTACACCCGATGCAGCTACAGAAAAAGTTTCATCAGAGAATTCAAGGTGTAAAGGAACAATTTCAATATGAACACTTGGAAGCTATAAATTCCATTCATCCTTCCCTCTTGCTTCACGAAGATGCATTTTCTGGTGATTGGGATAGGTTAAAAGAACTGAAATTGAATCCTGATGCTGGAGTGAAGACAAAATTTTTGATGGAACTCATTCGTCTCAGTGATGCTTTGAATGAGAGGGTTCTTGTTTTCTGTCAGTATATTAGTCCATTAACTCTTGCAAGGGATCTTCTGAGATCTCAGTTTCACTGGAGTGAAGGGGAAGAAGTGCTCtacatggatggaaaatgtgaTATGAAGCAGCGTCAGTCTTCgatgaaaattttcaatgaCCCATCCAGTAAAGCAAAGGTTTTACTAGCTTCAACTAAAGGATGCTGCGAAGGCATAAGCCTAGTCGGAGCTTCAAGGGTTGTGTTGCTCGATGTCACTTGGAATCCATCGGTGGAGAGGCAAGCAATATCCCGTGCCTACAGGCTGGGGCAGAAAAAAATTGTCTATGTGTACCACCTCCTCATGGATGGAACGAATGAAGAGCACAAATACCGGCGGCAAGTGGACAAGAGCCGTTTGTCTGAGCTGGTATTTTCTGATTCAGACAGGAATGATTCTCTCGAGAAGAAAATCAGAGCCGTTTCTGAAGATAAGATTTTGGAGGAGATGGCTCAACATGAGAAACTGAAACACATATTCGAGAGCATAGCTTTGCTGCATGAAGACATATATTTTGAGCAGCTAGGCCTCTCAACTTTTGGTTAA